A single window of Periophthalmus magnuspinnatus isolate fPerMag1 chromosome 22, fPerMag1.2.pri, whole genome shotgun sequence DNA harbors:
- the gmfb gene encoding glia maturation factor beta, protein MSESLVVCQVDQDLVKKLNDFRFRKETTNAAIIMKIDKDKQQVVLEEEYEDISPEDLKDELPERQPRFIVYSYKYEHEDKRVSYPLCFIFSSPVGCKPEQQMMYAGSKNELVRAGKLTKVFEIRNTEDLTEEWLRSKLGFFR, encoded by the exons ATG AGTGAATCGCTGGTGGTGTGTCAGGTCGACCAGGACTTGGTGAAAAAACTGAATGATTTTCGTTTCCGCAAAGAGACAACAAATGCTGCCATCATCA TGAAAATTGACAAAGACAAGCAGCAGGTTGTTTTGGAGGAGGAGTACGAG gatATTTCACCAGAGGACCTGAAGGACGAGCTACCCGAGAGACAACCCAG ATTCATTGTCTACAGTTACAAGTATGAACATGAGGACAAGCGTGTTTCTTACCCTCTGTGTTTCATTTTCTCCAGTCCAGTTG GATGCAAACCTGAGCAGCAGATGATGTATGCTGGAAGCAAAAATGAGTTGGTGAGAGCGGGGAAACTGACCAAG GTGTTTGAGATCAGAAACACAGAGGACCTGACGGAGGAGTGGCTTCGGAGTAAACTGGGATTTTTCCGttaa